The window CAGCGATTCGACCACCAGTTCGAGCGTACGCTCGACCAGACCGGAGCATTCCTGACGGGAAAGCCCCACCTCGTCATGCACCGCCTCGCACAAATCCGCCCGGGTCAGGGTATCTTGTCCCGTCACTGCGTCTCTCCGCTGTCAATCCGCACGCATAGAAGGGCAAAGTGGCCCCGAATCAAAGCCCTGAATGCAAATCAGAGACGGAAGGCGCACGCCCCCCAGGTCAGACCGCCGCCCATGGCCTCGATCACCACCAGGTCCCCGCGCTTGATGCGCCCGTCCTTCATGGCCGTATCCATGGCCAGAGGAATGGACGCCGCCGAGGTGTTGGCGTGCAGAGCCACGGTCGAGACAACCTTGTTTTCGTCCAGCCCCAGGCGCTCGCCGACCCCGCGAATGATGCGCTGGTTGGCCTGGTGCGGCACGAACCAGTCGATTTCGGGGATCGCAACGCCCGCCGCCTCGGTCGCGCCGACGATGGCCTCGGAAATATTCACCACGGCGTGGCGGAAGACCTGGTTGCCCAGCATCTTCAAGTGACCGACCGTGCCGGTCGTGGCCGGGCCGCCGTCGACATAAAGCATGTCGCCCTTGGAACCGTCACAGCGCAGGGCGAAGCCCAGAACGCCCTGGTCGGCCTTGGTCCCCTGCCCTTCTCGCGGTTCCAGCACAAAGGCGCCGGCGCCGTCGCCGAACAGGACACAGGTGGTCCGATCGGACCAGTCCATCAAGCGGGTCATCTCCTCTGCGCCGATGACCAGAGCGCATTTCGCCATGCCGCGCGCAACAAAGCCGTCAGCCACGCTCATGGCGTAGACGAAGCCCGAGCAGACGGCCTGAACGTCGAAGGCGATGCCGACCGGCGCGCCCAGCTTGCGCTGCACGATGGCGGCGGTGGCGGGGAAGGTCTGGTCCGGGGTCGTCGTGGCGACAATGATCAGATCGACGTCAGCCGCCGTCTTGCCGGCGTCGGTCAGGGCGCGGCGCGCGGCCTCGACGGCCAGATCACTGGTCGGTTCGTCATCACGGGCCTGGTGGCGCTGACGGATGCCGGTGCGCTCGACGATCCACTCGTCCGAGGTGTCGACGAACTTGGCCAGGTCAGCGTTGGTGACGACCTTTTCCGGCAGGAAGGAGCCGACGCCGGTCACGGCGCTGCGGATGACGCTCACTGTTGGGTCTCCCCGAGTGTTTCGGCCACGGGCGCGGGCTGTTCCAGGGCGGCGAGCCGTCCCAGGTTGGCCCCGACCTTGGCCATGTAGTCGC of the Brevundimonas pondensis genome contains:
- a CDS encoding beta-ketoacyl-ACP synthase III; its protein translation is MSVIRSAVTGVGSFLPEKVVTNADLAKFVDTSDEWIVERTGIRQRHQARDDEPTSDLAVEAARRALTDAGKTAADVDLIIVATTTPDQTFPATAAIVQRKLGAPVGIAFDVQAVCSGFVYAMSVADGFVARGMAKCALVIGAEEMTRLMDWSDRTTCVLFGDGAGAFVLEPREGQGTKADQGVLGFALRCDGSKGDMLYVDGGPATTGTVGHLKMLGNQVFRHAVVNISEAIVGATEAAGVAIPEIDWFVPHQANQRIIRGVGERLGLDENKVVSTVALHANTSAASIPLAMDTAMKDGRIKRGDLVVIEAMGGGLTWGACAFRL